The following proteins are encoded in a genomic region of Reichenbachiella sp.:
- a CDS encoding sigma-70 family RNA polymerase sigma factor: MSQAEAALYRPLLHTIAYKIVGCSAIAEDMVQDTFLNWFKNERKEVKDAKAYLISSVRNLSINHLKKKKDELFENFTPNLPSFSINTDISYLDIKQEISESMAVLLKKLAPAERAVFVLKEVFNFDYSDLPAIIGKTSDNCRQLLSRAQQKLNQEKERFTLEPQKLSSLIGNFKKATLGEFEGLIKTLKEDIGMEST; this comes from the coding sequence ATGTCTCAAGCAGAAGCAGCACTATATCGTCCCTTACTTCATACCATTGCCTACAAGATTGTTGGGTGTTCGGCTATTGCTGAAGATATGGTACAAGATACTTTTTTAAACTGGTTCAAAAATGAACGAAAGGAAGTAAAGGATGCTAAAGCCTATTTGATTTCTTCCGTTAGAAACCTGAGTATTAATCATCTGAAAAAGAAAAAGGATGAGCTATTTGAGAATTTTACACCAAACCTTCCCTCCTTTAGTATCAACACCGATATCTCTTATTTGGACATAAAGCAGGAAATTTCAGAATCAATGGCGGTTTTGCTGAAAAAATTGGCTCCAGCAGAACGAGCAGTTTTTGTTCTGAAAGAGGTCTTTAATTTTGACTATTCTGATTTGCCAGCCATAATTGGTAAGACATCGGATAACTGTCGCCAATTGTTGAGCAGAGCTCAGCAAAAGTTGAATCAAGAAAAGGAGCGCTTCACACTTGAGCCGCAGAAATTATCTTCACTGATTGGTAACTTCAAAAAGGCAACTCTTGGAGAGTTCGAAGGGCTTATCAAGACTTTGAAAGAAGATATTGGCATGGAATCTACTTGA
- a CDS encoding ABC transporter substrate-binding protein has product MKTIRIYHLILCVLGLIVSCETRTKLVNHKEQEIIKTIRINFHDNILQLNPIKAESRSEQFVKDLVFDPFIEKDLSSHLFASYQVDSLLGLYTFQLETDKSFHDGTPVNSDAIKNFFKYLLKNHYDDQYVHLLFSSMDGFGPISWYRENRGIKDSIPSGFQVIDQTSFSIQLRTNKDKLLDWFQSPIFTLFKESSGTYIGSGDFELKNLNEDISANLVRKIPGNHKIEAIRLSFIKNEDLVYSEFFRGALDIILYQPYRSKLTPQTKRLNKILNSQYPDYQITQNEKSILKFMDFKMFTDSTLLHQVIASINSNTEESIDINNEISQAPLPLDSPKTNVALDSSYHKVQWYSELSSDSSQYFTNTPYLEFVETNHENINPTQPQIVIREVEVEFWPRNIKILSKNELTKELKGDNNSVILILESFPEYVIYNNKLNGINTNTSFSNMVRNAYYQEIETY; this is encoded by the coding sequence ATGAAAACCATCAGAATATATCATTTAATTCTTTGTGTATTGGGGCTCATTGTTTCATGTGAAACAAGAACAAAACTTGTTAACCACAAGGAGCAAGAAATAATAAAAACTATTCGAATTAACTTTCACGATAACATTCTACAGCTCAACCCCATTAAAGCCGAAAGTAGAAGCGAACAATTTGTAAAAGATCTGGTTTTTGACCCATTCATAGAAAAAGATCTCTCTAGTCATTTATTTGCATCTTATCAAGTTGATTCTCTACTTGGGTTATATACTTTTCAGCTAGAAACAGATAAAAGCTTCCATGATGGAACTCCTGTTAATTCTGATGCCATTAAAAACTTCTTTAAGTATCTTCTAAAAAACCATTATGACGATCAATACGTGCACTTACTATTTTCATCAATGGACGGTTTCGGTCCAATCAGTTGGTATCGCGAAAATCGAGGCATCAAAGATTCAATTCCCAGCGGCTTTCAAGTTATAGATCAAACCAGTTTTAGCATTCAACTGAGAACCAACAAGGATAAGCTGCTCGATTGGTTCCAGAGTCCTATTTTCACACTATTCAAAGAAAGTAGCGGCACGTACATCGGAAGCGGTGATTTTGAGTTAAAAAACTTAAACGAAGATATTTCGGCTAACCTAGTCCGAAAAATTCCAGGTAATCACAAAATCGAAGCCATTCGGTTGAGTTTTATTAAAAACGAAGATCTGGTTTATTCAGAGTTTTTTCGTGGAGCACTTGATATTATATTATACCAACCCTATAGGTCAAAGCTTACACCTCAGACGAAACGCCTCAACAAAATACTCAACAGTCAATATCCAGACTATCAGATTACACAAAACGAAAAATCCATCCTTAAATTTATGGATTTCAAGATGTTTACAGATTCAACATTGCTTCATCAGGTGATAGCGTCGATCAACTCTAATACAGAAGAGTCAATTGATATAAATAATGAAATCAGCCAAGCACCTCTTCCTTTGGATAGTCCAAAAACTAATGTGGCATTAGATTCATCTTATCATAAAGTCCAATGGTATTCTGAACTATCAAGTGACTCCAGCCAGTACTTTACCAATACTCCATACCTTGAATTCGTTGAGACTAATCACGAAAATATAAATCCAACTCAGCCACAAATCGTAATAAGGGAAGTGGAAGTCGAGTTTTGGCCTAGAAATATCAAAATATTGTCGAAAAATGAACTTACTAAAGAATTGAAAGGCGATAATAATTCCGTCATTCTGATATTAGAGTCTTTTCCAGAGTATGTTATTTATAACAATAAATTAAACGGAATCAATACAAATACAAGCTTTAGTAATATGGTAAGAAATGCATATTATCAAGAAATAGAAACTTATTAA
- a CDS encoding ComF family protein: MIKKYWKDFLSLLYPELCYNCDVALVEGEDKICLRCYRDFPLTNYHESEPNPLVQIAAGNEKVKGAFCYMKFNKHGVAQKLLHEVKYKGNSTIGVLLGEWFGKYIKRELDALELDAIIPVPLHKSKKRKRGYNQSELIAKGIQNVTGLKVMEGVLIRTRNVSTQTKKGKVERWQNVDSLYQVVNKESIIGKKLLLVDDVITTGATISMAAEVLGNGGVSDIYFGCIASGK; this comes from the coding sequence ATGATAAAAAAATACTGGAAAGACTTCTTATCGCTGCTATACCCTGAACTCTGCTACAATTGTGACGTTGCCCTGGTCGAAGGAGAAGATAAAATTTGTCTTCGGTGCTATCGTGACTTTCCCTTAACCAATTATCATGAATCTGAACCAAACCCTTTGGTTCAGATAGCTGCCGGAAATGAAAAGGTTAAGGGCGCATTTTGTTACATGAAGTTTAATAAACATGGAGTAGCTCAAAAACTACTTCATGAAGTAAAGTATAAAGGTAATTCAACGATTGGAGTGCTACTTGGCGAGTGGTTTGGAAAATATATTAAGAGAGAATTGGATGCTTTGGAATTGGACGCAATTATCCCCGTTCCACTACATAAAAGCAAAAAAAGAAAACGTGGTTACAACCAAAGTGAACTAATAGCTAAAGGGATTCAAAATGTGACAGGACTAAAAGTTATGGAAGGCGTGCTAATTAGGACAAGGAATGTCAGCACACAGACAAAAAAAGGAAAAGTAGAACGATGGCAAAATGTGGATTCACTATATCAGGTAGTGAATAAAGAATCAATTATAGGCAAAAAGCTTTTGTTAGTTGATGACGTAATCACCACAGGAGCGACGATTAGTATGGCCGCTGAAGTCCTTGGGAATGGTGGAGTCAGCGACATCTATTTTGGTTGTATCGCATCAGGCAAATAA
- the mnmG gene encoding tRNA uridine-5-carboxymethylaminomethyl(34) synthesis enzyme MnmG, protein MFPQYDVIVVGAGHAGCEAAAAAANMGSKVMLITMNMNTIAQMSCNPAMGGVAKGQIVREIDALGGYSGIISDKSMIQFRMLNKSKGPAMWSPRTQNDRMRFAEEWRIALEQTPNVDFWQEMVSGLVVKNNRVIGVRTSMGIEIMGKSVVLTNGTFLNGLIHIGEKRFGGGRTGEKAATGITEQLVKLGFESGRMKTGTPPRVDGRSLNWKVMEEQPGDETPGKFSFTDTEPLKTQRPCHITYTNSEVHEILKTGFEKSPMFTGRIKGLGPRYCPSIEDKINRFAERDRHQIFVEPEGWNTVEIYVNGFSTSLPEDVQYKAITKIPGFENVKMFRPGYAIEYDYFPPTQLESTLETKLIANLYFAGQINGTTGYEEAASQGLMAGINAHNKVHEKDPFVLGRSEAYIGVLIDDLINKGTDEPYRMFTSRAEFRILLRQDNADIRLTGIGHQLGLASEERLEKVNKKITDTDELINQLSKIKVKPDEINGKLTEINSANIKEKTPLINFLRRPELDILDVLSFHPEGQVLIQNNQSDILEQASILVKYETYIEKEKSLADQMGNLDNKKIPQGFDYRNIPALSAEAKEKLSNIKPTNLGQASRISGVNPADISVLMVYMAR, encoded by the coding sequence ATGTTTCCACAATACGATGTAATAGTAGTAGGGGCAGGACATGCCGGATGCGAAGCAGCCGCGGCGGCCGCCAACATGGGTTCTAAGGTCATGCTCATTACCATGAATATGAATACCATCGCTCAGATGTCATGCAACCCTGCCATGGGAGGAGTAGCCAAAGGACAGATTGTTCGGGAGATTGATGCGCTAGGAGGTTACTCCGGAATCATATCCGATAAATCAATGATCCAATTTAGGATGCTCAATAAGTCCAAAGGACCAGCAATGTGGAGCCCACGTACTCAAAACGATAGAATGCGCTTTGCTGAAGAATGGCGCATTGCACTTGAGCAAACGCCTAACGTTGACTTCTGGCAAGAAATGGTCTCAGGGCTCGTTGTTAAAAACAACCGAGTAATTGGCGTTCGTACCAGCATGGGCATTGAAATCATGGGGAAATCTGTAGTGCTTACAAACGGTACTTTCCTTAATGGACTTATTCATATAGGAGAAAAACGTTTCGGAGGTGGAAGAACAGGGGAGAAGGCAGCAACAGGAATTACCGAACAATTAGTAAAATTAGGCTTTGAGTCTGGAAGAATGAAAACCGGGACTCCTCCTAGAGTAGATGGTAGATCCTTAAATTGGAAAGTCATGGAAGAACAACCAGGTGATGAAACTCCAGGTAAATTCTCTTTCACGGATACTGAACCACTCAAGACCCAACGGCCTTGTCATATCACCTATACTAACTCTGAGGTACACGAAATACTCAAGACTGGATTCGAGAAATCTCCAATGTTTACCGGTAGAATAAAGGGACTGGGACCCAGGTACTGTCCATCCATTGAAGATAAAATCAATCGATTTGCAGAAAGAGATAGACATCAAATATTTGTTGAACCAGAAGGGTGGAATACAGTAGAGATCTATGTCAATGGTTTTTCCACCAGTTTACCGGAAGATGTGCAATACAAAGCCATCACCAAAATACCAGGATTTGAAAACGTGAAAATGTTTAGACCTGGCTATGCCATTGAATACGATTACTTTCCACCCACACAGTTAGAGTCTACTCTGGAAACTAAACTGATCGCCAATCTCTACTTTGCAGGTCAAATCAATGGCACTACAGGCTACGAGGAAGCTGCCAGTCAAGGGTTGATGGCAGGTATTAATGCACACAACAAAGTACACGAGAAAGACCCTTTTGTACTTGGTAGATCAGAAGCCTACATAGGTGTACTCATAGATGACCTTATCAATAAAGGGACAGATGAGCCTTACCGTATGTTTACCTCACGAGCTGAGTTTAGAATCCTACTACGTCAGGACAATGCAGATATCCGATTAACTGGCATAGGACATCAACTCGGATTAGCTTCAGAAGAACGTCTCGAAAAAGTAAACAAAAAAATAACTGATACAGATGAGCTTATCAATCAGCTCAGTAAGATCAAAGTAAAGCCTGATGAGATTAATGGTAAGTTGACAGAAATCAACTCAGCCAACATTAAGGAAAAAACTCCATTGATAAACTTTCTACGGCGGCCTGAACTCGATATTCTAGATGTACTTTCTTTCCACCCAGAAGGTCAAGTATTGATTCAAAACAATCAGTCGGATATTCTTGAACAAGCTTCTATTCTAGTTAAATATGAAACCTACATAGAGAAAGAAAAAAGTCTTGCTGATCAAATGGGTAATCTGGACAACAAAAAAATCCCACAAGGATTTGACTACAGAAATATTCCAGCTTTGTCCGCTGAGGCAAAAGAAAAACTTTCTAATATTAAACCTACAAACCTCGGACAAGCTTCACGAATCAGTGGAGTCAATCCTGCAGATATCTCTGTATTGATGGTCTATATGGCTCGATAA
- the gldJ gene encoding gliding motility lipoprotein GldJ, translated as MKKFVPYLNASAILVGLTMGISSCGSLGGGGHATSHNPGEASTATGLAFNEEESGFQVNDFRGQPDGPNLRFIEGGRTILGSFEEDVANQSDNHERTVTVASFYMDETEVANIHWLEYLHYVRLDSSREFYESALPDTTVWAKNLAYNDPYVDHYLRYPGFRFFPVVGVTWKQAQDYCTWRSIVVNQKLAEDAGYYDEAIEAEADLPSAGRIPLESGFVLPNYRLPTEAEWEYAALALIGTQWLDENQTHSRLYPWDGHALRNPYGKQLGTFLANFKRGRGDYAGIAGKLNDGAMITTYIYDYPPNDFGLYNMAGNVNEWVQDVYRPLSYQDFDDLNPVRRDGFLDEEDGYDFANYNSLINDRVRVYKGGSWADVAYWMSPGQRRYLEEDSATSTIGFRCAMIRAGTNY; from the coding sequence ATGAAAAAATTTGTTCCCTACTTAAACGCATCAGCAATCCTTGTTGGGCTCACAATGGGTATCTCCTCTTGTGGTTCGCTGGGTGGTGGTGGCCACGCGACCAGTCATAATCCTGGTGAAGCGAGTACAGCAACTGGTCTTGCTTTCAACGAAGAAGAAAGTGGCTTTCAGGTGAATGACTTCCGCGGTCAACCAGATGGTCCAAACTTAAGATTTATCGAAGGTGGTAGAACTATCCTTGGTAGTTTTGAGGAAGATGTGGCTAATCAAAGCGACAATCACGAAAGAACAGTTACAGTTGCTTCGTTCTATATGGACGAAACTGAGGTAGCCAATATTCACTGGTTGGAGTACTTACACTACGTTCGATTGGACTCCTCTCGTGAATTTTACGAATCTGCTCTACCAGATACCACGGTTTGGGCAAAAAACCTTGCATACAACGATCCCTATGTTGATCATTATTTGAGATATCCTGGCTTTAGATTTTTCCCTGTTGTAGGTGTCACCTGGAAGCAGGCGCAAGACTACTGTACTTGGAGATCGATAGTTGTAAATCAAAAATTGGCCGAGGACGCCGGATATTATGATGAGGCTATTGAAGCTGAAGCTGATTTGCCTTCTGCAGGAAGAATTCCATTAGAATCTGGGTTCGTATTGCCTAACTATCGTCTCCCAACTGAGGCAGAATGGGAATATGCTGCACTTGCACTTATCGGTACTCAGTGGTTAGATGAAAATCAAACACACAGCAGACTTTACCCATGGGACGGTCACGCATTAAGAAACCCTTACGGAAAACAACTAGGTACATTCTTAGCTAACTTCAAAAGAGGTAGAGGAGATTATGCCGGTATTGCTGGTAAGTTGAATGATGGGGCCATGATTACTACTTACATCTATGATTACCCTCCAAATGACTTTGGTCTTTACAACATGGCTGGAAATGTAAACGAGTGGGTGCAAGATGTTTACCGTCCGCTTTCTTACCAAGACTTTGATGATCTTAACCCAGTAAGAAGAGATGGTTTCCTTGATGAAGAAGATGGTTATGATTTCGCCAACTACAATTCACTTATCAACGACAGAGTAAGAGTTTATAAAGGAGGGTCATGGGCAGATGTTGCTTACTGGATGTCTCCAGGACAAAGAAGATACTTAGAAGAAGATTCTGCTACATCTACTATCGGTTTCCGATGTGCGATGATCAGAGCAGGAACTAACTACTAA
- the ybeY gene encoding rRNA maturation RNase YbeY yields the protein MEQINFFYEDTAFELAHKEIISSWIAHTITSEDHELSEINYIFCSDEYLHQINVDYLQHDYYTDIITFDNSEEEGIVESDIFVSIERVQDNAQDQGIPFEQELRRVIIHGILHLVGYNDKTESEQTLMREKENAYLSLPQFQS from the coding sequence ATGGAACAAATCAATTTCTTCTATGAAGACACAGCCTTTGAGCTGGCTCATAAAGAAATCATTTCCTCATGGATTGCTCATACTATTACCTCAGAAGATCATGAGCTCTCAGAAATCAATTACATCTTTTGTTCAGACGAGTATTTGCATCAAATCAACGTAGACTATCTACAGCACGATTACTATACAGATATTATCACTTTCGATAATTCTGAAGAAGAGGGTATCGTTGAGAGCGATATTTTCGTAAGCATAGAGAGGGTGCAAGACAATGCACAGGACCAAGGCATCCCATTTGAACAGGAGCTACGAAGAGTCATTATTCATGGCATCTTACATTTAGTGGGATACAATGATAAGACGGAGTCGGAGCAAACGCTTATGAGAGAAAAAGAGAATGCTTATTTATCTTTGCCGCAATTTCAGAGTTAA
- a CDS encoding DUF4175 family protein, translating to MKNKINAFKKKYYLNILVKNTIVFVSLVLTIYLFATGFEGSLQLNSSARTILFYTTLLSLLFLLFKLIIRPYLNIIQANSQISDEEAAKLIGRFFPEIGDKLLNTIQLGQISSSNNSLAIASIEKRTIEITPFEFNSSIDIKSNKKYLKYIAYPGFVLLLLFLIVPQYLTESTKRIVNYDKEFSPGFLFSITPLNDNFKAFKNEDFVLEVEVSGSAIPEQVYISARGRRAKMKTNANQRLEYVFTKVQDNFNFRIEAADYQSKSYEVEVLQRPDIKTFNINLVYPNYTGKKNETLENVGNLTIPEGTQVHWRIKTIETESVQMIFEQEKSTIELKRTGNQLFESKKTVKSSDAYKLKLQNQHSPNKDSISYKIDVIKDEFPKISVDAFQDTTLFAFIVFNGLISDDYGISKLEFVYDQGDERVSLPIPFNKSLASQNYFYQWKLDSLDIKEGESLQYFVRVWDNDAINGRKPSQSATYTFKLPEKKEIKEKLDKQAEGAKKELDKSLEEAEDLNEQIKDIQNDLKSKENLNWQENKKINDLINQKEKLEEAIEKISQQNKDLAKKQERFNKPNEKLQEKVDQLQKLMDDILDEETKKLYDELKKLLEEQKGSEDIEEVMDQIENKEENLQKEIERAIEMFKRLQFDYKMDEIINDLDELSEEQEQLSKETLDKDNDTESLQEKQKELNESFKDLQEQIDQLEELNEEMKQPESLENFDQEESDIQEEQQESLEMLEQKKRKKSSQSQQNASDKMKQMKKKMEEMQAGMEMTMMQENLDHLRDIVDNLVKVSFDQEDIMTEFKGVNQSDPRYVTLSQQQLKLKDDAKIIEDSLLSLANRVFQIQSFVTREVGAMNDEIEASLQGLKDRRKAEATTHQQYAMTSINNLALLLDDVLRQMQQQMADAMGKPQKGQKGQKQKLPGMSELQKQLNQKIEDLKKSGKSGRPLSKELAELAAEQEMLRNELQKLQDQLGENEGGAGQNLKEAIEKMEQTEMDLVNKRITQETINRQKDILTRMLKAEDALRERELDDEREAEQADNYERNLPPEFEEYIKAKQKELELLNTVPPKMNPYYKEEVNKYFRRLNEQ from the coding sequence TTGAAAAATAAGATAAATGCTTTCAAAAAGAAGTATTATCTCAATATTCTTGTAAAGAATACCATTGTCTTTGTATCTCTGGTTCTTACTATATATCTCTTTGCCACAGGATTCGAAGGCTCTCTTCAGCTCAATTCTTCTGCTCGAACAATTCTTTTTTACACCACACTTCTTTCGTTATTATTTTTATTATTCAAACTAATTATACGGCCGTATTTGAATATCATTCAAGCTAATTCCCAGATAAGTGATGAAGAAGCCGCTAAGCTAATTGGTAGATTTTTTCCAGAAATTGGCGATAAACTATTGAATACCATACAGTTAGGTCAAATTTCATCTTCTAACAATAGTTTGGCCATTGCGAGTATTGAAAAACGAACTATTGAGATTACTCCATTCGAGTTTAACTCAAGCATTGATATAAAATCGAATAAAAAATATCTCAAATACATTGCCTACCCAGGTTTTGTACTGCTTTTACTCTTTCTTATCGTGCCACAATATTTAACCGAGAGTACCAAGCGCATTGTCAATTATGACAAAGAGTTTTCACCAGGGTTTTTATTCTCAATCACACCACTGAACGATAACTTCAAAGCCTTTAAAAACGAAGATTTTGTGCTTGAAGTTGAAGTGTCTGGCTCAGCCATTCCTGAGCAAGTTTACATTAGCGCAAGGGGTAGAAGGGCAAAGATGAAAACCAATGCGAACCAAAGGTTAGAATATGTATTTACTAAAGTGCAGGACAATTTCAATTTTCGAATAGAGGCTGCTGATTACCAATCGAAGAGCTATGAAGTCGAAGTACTTCAAAGGCCAGATATCAAAACATTTAATATTAATCTAGTTTATCCCAACTATACTGGAAAGAAAAATGAAACGCTAGAGAATGTAGGAAACCTAACTATTCCTGAAGGTACTCAAGTTCACTGGAGAATAAAGACTATAGAAACTGAATCAGTTCAAATGATATTTGAGCAAGAAAAATCAACCATAGAACTGAAACGCACTGGGAATCAACTATTTGAATCCAAAAAAACAGTAAAATCAAGCGATGCCTATAAACTAAAGTTACAAAACCAGCATAGTCCTAACAAAGACTCAATTTCTTACAAGATTGATGTGATCAAAGATGAATTTCCCAAGATTTCGGTAGATGCCTTTCAGGATACTACGCTTTTTGCATTTATTGTTTTCAATGGCCTCATCAGTGACGATTATGGCATTTCTAAATTGGAGTTCGTCTATGATCAAGGCGATGAAAGGGTTTCGCTTCCCATACCCTTTAATAAGTCTCTCGCCTCTCAAAACTATTTTTATCAATGGAAATTAGACTCTTTAGACATTAAAGAGGGCGAGTCACTTCAGTATTTCGTTAGAGTTTGGGATAATGATGCAATTAACGGACGCAAACCTTCACAAAGTGCCACTTACACCTTTAAACTTCCAGAAAAGAAGGAAATCAAGGAAAAACTAGATAAACAAGCCGAAGGAGCTAAAAAGGAACTAGATAAATCATTGGAAGAAGCTGAAGATTTGAATGAACAAATCAAAGACATCCAAAATGATTTGAAAAGCAAGGAAAACCTCAATTGGCAGGAAAACAAGAAGATCAATGATCTTATCAACCAAAAGGAAAAATTAGAAGAAGCCATTGAAAAAATATCCCAGCAAAATAAAGATTTGGCCAAAAAGCAGGAACGCTTCAACAAGCCAAATGAAAAGCTCCAGGAAAAAGTCGACCAACTCCAAAAATTGATGGACGATATACTGGATGAGGAAACCAAAAAGCTTTACGATGAACTAAAAAAGCTATTAGAAGAGCAGAAAGGATCTGAGGATATTGAAGAAGTCATGGATCAGATTGAAAACAAGGAAGAAAATCTGCAAAAGGAAATCGAACGCGCCATAGAAATGTTCAAGCGATTACAGTTTGATTATAAAATGGACGAGATTATCAATGATCTTGATGAACTCAGCGAAGAGCAGGAACAACTGTCTAAGGAAACTCTCGATAAGGACAATGACACTGAATCTCTTCAAGAGAAACAAAAAGAACTTAATGAGTCCTTTAAAGATCTACAAGAACAAATCGATCAATTGGAAGAGCTCAATGAGGAAATGAAACAGCCAGAAAGCCTAGAAAACTTTGATCAAGAAGAGTCTGACATCCAAGAAGAACAACAAGAGAGTTTAGAAATGCTTGAACAGAAGAAAAGAAAGAAATCTTCTCAGTCACAACAAAATGCTTCAGACAAAATGAAGCAAATGAAAAAGAAGATGGAAGAGATGCAAGCAGGCATGGAAATGACCATGATGCAAGAGAATTTAGACCATCTTAGAGACATTGTAGATAACCTTGTCAAAGTATCCTTTGATCAAGAAGACATTATGACTGAGTTTAAAGGGGTGAATCAAAGTGATCCACGATACGTGACTCTATCTCAGCAACAACTGAAACTAAAAGACGATGCCAAAATTATTGAAGATAGTTTACTGTCCTTAGCCAATCGTGTGTTTCAGATTCAAAGCTTTGTGACCCGAGAAGTAGGCGCCATGAACGACGAAATAGAAGCAAGTCTGCAAGGGTTAAAGGACAGAAGAAAAGCAGAAGCTACAACCCATCAGCAATACGCCATGACCTCTATAAACAATCTAGCACTGTTACTGGATGACGTACTACGGCAAATGCAACAGCAAATGGCTGATGCCATGGGTAAACCTCAGAAAGGGCAAAAGGGACAAAAACAGAAACTTCCAGGTATGTCTGAACTGCAAAAACAACTCAATCAGAAAATTGAAGACCTAAAGAAAAGTGGAAAATCCGGAAGACCGCTCTCCAAAGAACTTGCCGAGCTAGCTGCTGAACAAGAAATGCTTCGTAATGAACTTCAAAAACTACAAGACCAACTCGGTGAAAACGAAGGAGGTGCTGGTCAAAACCTTAAGGAAGCCATTGAAAAAATGGAGCAAACAGAGATGGACTTAGTGAACAAACGAATTACACAAGAAACTATCAACAGGCAAAAGGATATACTTACTCGTATGCTAAAAGCAGAAGATGCCTTACGCGAACGCGAACTAGATGACGAGCGAGAGGCAGAACAAGCAGACAACTACGAACGTAACCTTCCTCCTGAATTTGAAGAATACATCAAAGCCAAACAAAAAGAACTTGAACTACTAAATACCGTTCCACCAAAGATGAACCCTTACTATAAGGAAGAAGTAAATAAATATTTCCGTCGGTTGAACGAACAGTAA
- a CDS encoding class I SAM-dependent methyltransferase, producing the protein MYEKVESCPSCHSKEFINHMICDDYSVSKESFAIMKCSNCELLLTSPRPSKDKIGSYYQSEDYISHTNQANNLINWVYKIARNYTLRKKFKLIKRLASKESILDYGCGTGHLLNYIQQNKSWKTLGIEPDQTARTIAISDHGLNVVSSIEDLPDKKFGIITLWHVLEHVHDLNETIQALKKHLSKKGRLVIAVPNHKSLDEQIYQQHWAAYDVPRHLYHFNQLTIKELMKYNKFTLEETIPMKLDAYYVSMLSEKHKTGKINYLKSVINGWKSNTWARKNNKNYSSLIYIFKQA; encoded by the coding sequence ATGTACGAAAAAGTAGAATCCTGTCCTTCTTGTCATTCCAAAGAGTTCATCAATCACATGATTTGTGATGACTACTCGGTTTCAAAAGAAAGTTTCGCGATAATGAAATGCTCCAATTGTGAGCTTTTACTAACCTCACCACGTCCAAGCAAAGATAAGATTGGTTCCTATTACCAATCTGAAGATTACATATCTCACACCAATCAAGCCAACAATCTCATTAACTGGGTTTACAAAATTGCTAGAAACTATACGCTCAGAAAAAAGTTCAAACTCATCAAACGACTGGCATCTAAAGAATCAATTCTTGATTACGGCTGTGGTACTGGCCACCTGCTGAACTACATTCAGCAAAACAAATCATGGAAGACTCTTGGCATTGAACCTGATCAAACCGCTCGAACTATCGCCATTAGTGATCATGGTCTCAACGTAGTTTCTTCTATTGAAGACCTACCTGATAAAAAATTCGGAATCATTACACTCTGGCACGTACTCGAACATGTCCACGATCTCAATGAAACTATCCAAGCACTTAAGAAACATCTATCCAAAAAAGGTCGATTAGTGATTGCGGTTCCCAATCACAAATCATTAGATGAACAAATATACCAACAGCACTGGGCAGCCTATGACGTTCCAAGACACCTTTATCACTTCAACCAATTGACTATCAAAGAGTTGATGAAGTACAACAAGTTCACGTTAGAGGAAACCATACCCATGAAACTCGACGCCTATTACGTAAGTATGCTCAGCGAAAAGCACAAAACGGGTAAAATAAATTATCTAAAATCAGTTATAAACGGTTGGAAATCAAATACTTGGGCTAGAAAAAACAATAAAAATTATTCAAGTTTGATATATATATTTAAACAAGCATGA
- a CDS encoding ATP-binding protein codes for MDAIKIQIPSLSENIRIIESFIDNAKEQYNFTDDIYGNIMIAVTESVNNAIVHGNQSDKSKNVHLSLSLEDNQVKFIIEDEGPGFDFDNLPDPTAPENLEKPGGRGIFLMKNLCDAVSFADNGKKVELSFYLP; via the coding sequence ATGGACGCCATCAAAATTCAGATTCCGTCGCTTTCAGAAAACATCAGAATCATTGAAAGCTTCATAGACAATGCCAAGGAGCAGTATAACTTCACGGATGACATATACGGCAACATCATGATCGCAGTAACAGAATCAGTCAACAATGCGATCGTTCATGGCAATCAATCTGATAAATCAAAAAACGTTCATTTGTCATTAAGCCTTGAAGACAATCAGGTAAAGTTCATTATAGAAGATGAAGGTCCGGGGTTTGACTTTGACAATTTACCAGATCCAACAGCCCCAGAGAATTTGGAAAAGCCTGGAGGTAGAGGAATTTTTCTAATGAAAAACCTATGCGACGCGGTCTCCTTTGCTGACAACGGAAAAAAAGTAGAACTCAGCTTTTACCTACCTTAA